In the genome of Hydractinia symbiolongicarpus strain clone_291-10 chromosome 5, HSymV2.1, whole genome shotgun sequence, one region contains:
- the LOC130644594 gene encoding uncharacterized protein LOC130644594, whose protein sequence is MYRGPCTSVYLRPMSYFFLFLTLSMQMVSLCTSSWYSVKQTGVTMHMGLWNVCKDKADVIGQCSFLPEWRDDIPVDNLTAIRALYSMAVMMLLGALGYPPFFKQMSSSVLKIEFMAVLATIGGVCSFIAMLVITHQVNSLDTKPIFGYSYVIGWVATGQSFLSAGLIYIASKDNVYVEGIY, encoded by the exons ATGTACCGTGGACCCTGCACGAGTGTTTACCTTCGTCCTATgtcatatttctttttatttttaactctatCAATGCAAATGGTCTCTTTATGTACAAGTAGTTGGTACTCTGTAAAGCAGACAGGGGTCACCATGCATATGGGACTGTGGAACGTGTGTAAGGACAAAGCAGATGTGATTGGTCAATGTAGTTTTTTACCTGAATGGCGTGACGATATCCCAGTAG acAATTTGACCGCTATTCGAGCATTATATTCAATGGCGGTCATGATGTTGCTTGGTGCGCTTGGTTACCCACCGTTTTTTAAGCAGATGTCTTCGAGTGTTTTAAAGATCGAATTTATGGCAGTACTTGCAACCATCGGAG GTGTGTGTTCTTTTATCGCCATGTTGGTGATAACACATCAAGTCAACAGCCTCGATACAAAACCGATATTTGGTTATTCTTATGTCATTGGTTGGGTAGCTACTGGCCAGTCATTTCTAAGTGCCGGCTTAATATATATCGCATCGAAAGATAATGTGTATGTCGAAGGTATATATTAA
- the LOC130644592 gene encoding peptide chain release factor 1-like: protein MLFSVLTCRRCMASQLSYCILKNASKVFSNNKFTWSAAVEKFVDDLMHEYEKLNKTLLNSKDLTAAALKSYSSKVHELKPTAEAYEELKKKREEMLEMAALAVSDGDLKTLVDEEMQTYQSEIRVLENNIMDFIVPRDKDDTNDAVLEVTAASGGREAAIFASEMFNMYSKLASSNRWKFEVLTNSENTEGGVKKASASVAGASVFGFLKYESGVHRVQRVPVTESLGRVHTSTVTVAVLPQPQNVDVVLDMKDLRIDTYKASGAGGQHVNTTDSAVRVTHVPTGIVVAMQDERSQTMNKSKALRVLTARLYDLERSRAIKERHDVRQLQVGSGHRSERIRTYNYSQDRVTDHRIGLTVHGVDDFLSGGATLLELIEKLQAHDKLLALGSITDMKPSIRL, encoded by the exons ATGCTGTTTAGTGTGTTGACATGTAGAAGGTGTATGGCTTCACAGCTTTCATACTGTATTTTGAAAAATGCTTCAAAAG TTTTTAGCAATAACAAGTTTACCTGGAGTGCTGCTGTCGAGAAATTTGTTGATGATTTGATGCATGAATacgaaaagttaaataaaacacTTCTAAACTCAAAG GACTTGACTGCAGCAGCATTAAAATCCTACTCAAGTAAAGTACATGAATTAAAGCCAACAGCAGAAGCGTATGAAGAGTTAAAGAAAAAACGCGAG GAAATGTTAGAAATGGCAGCCTTAGCTGTATCAGATGGTGATTTAAAAACACTTGTAGATGAAGAAATGCAAACATATCAGTCAGAAATACGTGTGCTAGAGAATAACATTATGGATTTCATTGTTCCTAGAGATAAAGATGATACAAATGATGCTGTCTTAGAAGTGACTGCGGCTAGTGGTGGACGAGAAGCAGCAATCTTCGCTTCTGAAATGTTTAACATGTATTCAAAGTTAGCATCTAGTAACAGATGGAAATTTGAAGTGTTGACCAACAGTGAAAACACGGAAGGAGGTGTGAAAAAAGCATCTGCAAGTGTTGCTGGGGCGAGTGTTTTTGGGTTTTTAAAG TACGAATCCGGAGTACATCGTGTTCAGAGAGTGCCTGTTACAGAGTCACTTGGCCGTGTTCATACATCAACTGTAACAGTTGCTGTGCTTCCTCAGCCGCAAAACGTTGATGTTGTGCTGGACATGAAAGATTTGCGTATTGATACATACAAAGCGTCGGGTGCAGGGGGACAACACGTCAACACAACAGATAGCGCAGTGAGGGTGACGCACGTGCCGACTGGGATCGTTGTTGCAATGCAAGACGAAAGATCACAAACAATG aatAAGTCGAAAGCTCTTCGAGTATTAACAGCTCGTCTCTACGATCTCGAGCGATCACGTGCAATAAAAGAACGTCACGACGTGCGACAATTACAAGTTGGGTCTGGTCATCGGTCTGAGCGAATACGAACTTATAATTACTCCCAAGATCGTGTAACCGACCACAGAATTGGACTAACTGTACACGGCGTGGATGACTTTCTTTCAGGCGGTGCAACGTTGTTAGAGTTGATCGAAAAATTACAGGCGCACGATAAACTTTTAGCTTTAGGTAGCATTACGGACATGAAGCCGAGTATCAGGttgtaa